From the genome of Candidatus Desulfarcum epimagneticum, one region includes:
- a CDS encoding Type I restriction enzyme R Protein yields the protein MSNPFTEDNLVQQTTADYLFNDLGWDKSVYAFDETFGENGTLGRNNEREVVLVRYLRKKIEALNPNLPEEAYRDAIRKIQREGGASQSTLTANRGNDQIFRNGVEVIFRNKRGERNKKRLRIFDFESPENNHFLIVRELWIKGDVYRRRADIMGYVNGIPLIFMEVKNLHHDIKVAYEKNLSDYKDTVPHLFHHNAFVILGNGLEAKIGSISSKFEYFHDWKRLEEKDPGIVEMETLLKGVCSKENLMDLFENYILFDESAGNPVKIFSRNHQFLGVNKAIRAVESRKKREGKLGVFWHTQGSGKSYSMVFFVKKIHRKLGGNYTFLVLTDRDDLDSQIYQTFAGCGLADNDKDPCRASSGTHLKRLLAEHKSIVFSLIQKFNKDVLPDEPYSNRDDIIVITDEAHRTQYGDLSLNMRNALPNASFIGFTGTPLFSDDEITKRVFGDYVSTYDFQRAVEDGATVPLYYDTRGQKLGVATHDLNERIANKLETFEVDNINVEQRLERELKRDYHIITAGNRLDQIARDLVQHYSEGWENGKAMLVCIDKITCVRMHKLIEFYWQERIRDIEKKSKDIIDEQEMIFHFRRLAWMKETVIAVMISEEQGEVDKFRKWDLDITSHRKLIKQGFLAEDGKRIDLESAFKKEDHPFRVSIVCAMWLTGFDVPCLATLYLDKPLKAHTLMQAIARANRVSEGKNNGLIIDYCGILKNLRKALSTFVGHGDEGHGGVGGGKYPAKPNNELLSELVEAIQLVYDFLKKQGFLLKKLFETEGFARNVAIVEAKEAVNENDQTRKRFEIMARTVLKKFKACINIKPEINEFKVQKNAIHIIYKSLQGDRESVDISHIMRELHSVVDESITIEKESVFDPQTPYDISKIDFNRLKQEFNKSKSKRTTVQCLKAAIEERLEKLLRQNPLRTDFQKHYEQIINEYNQEKDKVTIEKTFEALLRYYKDLDEEQKRAIREGLTQETLAIFDLLVKPELGKNEINQLKKVASSLLKTLKKEKLSIENWREKEATRDAVRQNIFDFLFDDKSGLPVRSYNGDDVKILSNCVFNHIYRAYPTVPSPYYDMGV from the coding sequence ATGTCCAATCCATTCACCGAAGATAATCTGGTTCAACAAACCACCGCTGATTACCTGTTCAATGATTTGGGCTGGGATAAATCTGTGTATGCGTTTGATGAAACATTCGGTGAAAACGGCACACTGGGAAGAAACAACGAGCGGGAAGTTGTTTTAGTCCGCTACCTCCGCAAAAAGATAGAAGCCCTCAATCCAAATCTGCCTGAAGAAGCCTACCGGGACGCCATTCGTAAAATACAGCGGGAAGGTGGCGCTTCACAGTCTACCCTGACCGCCAACCGCGGGAATGATCAGATTTTCAGAAATGGCGTTGAAGTCATATTCCGAAACAAGAGAGGAGAACGCAATAAAAAACGGTTGCGGATTTTTGATTTTGAAAGCCCTGAAAACAATCATTTCCTAATAGTTCGGGAATTATGGATTAAAGGTGATGTCTATCGTCGCCGGGCGGATATTATGGGTTATGTGAATGGGATCCCATTGATTTTTATGGAAGTTAAAAACCTTCACCATGATATAAAAGTCGCCTATGAAAAAAATCTTTCTGATTATAAAGATACTGTGCCGCACTTGTTCCATCATAATGCGTTTGTCATTCTCGGAAATGGTCTTGAGGCGAAGATCGGTTCGATTTCATCTAAATTTGAGTATTTTCATGACTGGAAGCGCCTTGAGGAAAAAGACCCGGGCATTGTGGAAATGGAAACATTGTTAAAGGGTGTTTGCTCAAAAGAGAATCTAATGGATCTCTTTGAAAATTATATTTTATTTGATGAATCGGCTGGAAACCCAGTAAAGATTTTTTCTCGAAACCACCAGTTTTTGGGGGTAAACAAGGCGATTCGGGCTGTTGAATCCAGAAAGAAACGGGAGGGCAAATTAGGAGTTTTCTGGCACACCCAGGGTTCTGGCAAATCATATTCGATGGTGTTTTTTGTAAAAAAAATCCATCGAAAATTGGGCGGGAATTATACATTTCTTGTTCTGACAGATCGTGACGATCTGGATTCGCAAATTTACCAAACCTTTGCAGGGTGCGGGCTGGCGGATAACGATAAAGATCCTTGCCGGGCCAGTAGCGGAACACATTTAAAGCGGCTTTTGGCGGAGCATAAATCCATTGTGTTCAGCCTTATTCAGAAATTTAACAAAGACGTGTTGCCGGATGAGCCGTATTCGAATCGGGATGATATTATCGTGATTACGGATGAAGCGCATCGGACCCAGTATGGGGATTTGTCTTTGAATATGCGCAATGCGTTGCCCAATGCCAGCTTTATCGGTTTTACCGGCACACCATTATTTTCAGATGATGAAATTACAAAACGAGTATTCGGCGATTACGTTTCAACCTATGATTTTCAGAGGGCGGTGGAAGATGGCGCCACCGTCCCGCTGTATTATGATACCCGTGGCCAAAAACTTGGAGTGGCAACCCATGATCTTAATGAGAGGATCGCGAATAAACTTGAAACATTTGAAGTTGATAATATTAATGTTGAACAGCGCCTGGAACGTGAGCTGAAAAGGGATTATCACATCATTACAGCTGGAAATCGACTGGACCAAATTGCCCGTGACCTTGTTCAGCATTATTCCGAAGGCTGGGAAAACGGGAAAGCCATGCTGGTGTGCATAGATAAAATCACCTGTGTCCGAATGCACAAATTGATTGAATTTTACTGGCAGGAACGAATTCGGGATATTGAAAAAAAATCGAAGGATATTATAGATGAGCAGGAAATGATCTTTCATTTTCGTCGGCTGGCTTGGATGAAGGAAACAGTTATTGCGGTGATGATAAGCGAGGAACAGGGAGAAGTTGATAAATTCCGCAAATGGGATTTAGACATCACATCCCATCGCAAATTGATCAAACAAGGCTTTCTTGCTGAAGATGGGAAGCGCATTGATTTGGAAAGCGCGTTCAAAAAGGAGGACCACCCGTTTCGTGTCTCAATTGTCTGCGCCATGTGGCTCACAGGTTTTGATGTGCCTTGCCTGGCTACTCTTTATTTAGATAAACCGCTTAAGGCACATACCTTGATGCAGGCCATTGCCCGCGCCAACAGGGTTTCAGAAGGCAAAAACAATGGATTGATTATTGATTATTGCGGTATTCTGAAAAATCTTCGCAAAGCTCTGTCTACGTTTGTTGGGCATGGCGACGAAGGGCATGGGGGTGTCGGGGGAGGAAAATATCCTGCCAAGCCGAACAACGAACTCCTTTCCGAATTAGTTGAAGCCATTCAACTGGTATATGATTTTCTTAAAAAACAAGGTTTTCTACTAAAAAAACTTTTCGAGACAGAAGGGTTTGCTCGCAATGTTGCGATCGTTGAGGCAAAAGAAGCTGTAAATGAAAATGATCAGACTCGAAAACGGTTCGAAATCATGGCCCGCACGGTTCTCAAAAAGTTCAAGGCATGTATTAATATCAAGCCGGAAATAAACGAATTTAAAGTGCAAAAAAATGCGATTCATATTATTTACAAGAGTCTTCAAGGAGATCGTGAAAGTGTAGATATAAGCCATATTATGAGGGAATTACATTCGGTGGTCGATGAATCAATCACAATAGAAAAAGAGAGTGTTTTCGATCCGCAAACTCCATATGACATCAGCAAAATTGATTTTAACCGACTCAAACAGGAATTTAACAAAAGCAAAAGCAAACGGACCACAGTTCAGTGTTTAAAGGCCGCTATTGAAGAACGGTTGGAAAAACTTTTGAGGCAAAATCCTCTCAGAACTGATTTTCAAAAACACTATGAACAAATTATTAACGAATATAACCAGGAAAAAGATAAGGTTACAATTGAGAAAACGTTTGAAGCCTTGTTGCGCTACTATAAAGACTTAGATGAAGAACAAAAACGTGCAATACGTGAAGGCCTTACTCAGGAAACCCTTGCCATTTTTGATCTTCTGGTTAAACCGGAATTGGGCAAAAATGAAATCAATCAATTGAAAAAAGTGGCTTCTTCTTTGCTTAAGACACTTAAAAAAGAAAAATTGAGCATTGAAAACTGGAGAGAAAAAGAAGCCACTCGGGACGCTGTTCGCCAGAATATTTTTGACTTTCTGTTTGATGATAAATCAGGGCTGCCTGTAAGAAGTTATAATGGTGATGACGTGAAAATATTGTCTAATTGTGTGTTCAATCACATTTATAGGGCCTATCCTACCGTTCCATCTCCGTATTATGATATGGGGGTGTAG
- a CDS encoding 3-hydroxyacyl-CoA dehydrogenase gives MNAIKNVLVLGSGTMGLQIGAQCAAHGLDVTIYDAFEQALEKARKRVGKLTGVLADHNRISPEQAQAAGKGIRFTSDHQAAGRRADLITESIPEDPKLKQEVFARFNEICPERAIFTTNSSMLLPSMIAEATGRPDRFAALHFHDLLIANVVDIMPHPGTSKETLEDIRSFCRAIDQFPIELKKEHSGYVFNTMLSQLLQSALTLASKEVASVQDIDRAWMGIMKTVMGPFGIMDSIGLDTVHKITEYWAGITQDPRSGENAALLQARVEKGELGVKSGQGFYRYPNPDFLNPDFMEGIR, from the coding sequence ATGAACGCGATAAAAAATGTGCTGGTCCTGGGTTCCGGGACAATGGGACTTCAGATCGGCGCTCAATGCGCGGCGCATGGGTTGGATGTGACCATCTATGACGCTTTTGAACAGGCCCTTGAAAAAGCGCGAAAACGAGTGGGAAAACTGACGGGCGTTTTGGCGGACCACAACAGGATCAGCCCGGAACAGGCCCAGGCCGCGGGGAAAGGCATCCGGTTCACATCTGATCATCAAGCGGCGGGGCGCCGCGCCGATCTGATCACGGAATCCATCCCTGAAGATCCAAAGCTTAAACAGGAGGTGTTTGCCCGATTCAATGAAATTTGTCCGGAGCGCGCCATTTTCACCACAAATTCATCCATGCTGCTCCCTTCCATGATCGCCGAGGCCACAGGCCGGCCGGACCGGTTTGCCGCGCTGCATTTCCATGACCTTCTGATTGCCAATGTGGTGGATATCATGCCCCATCCCGGGACTTCCAAAGAGACCCTGGAAGATATCCGCTCCTTTTGCCGGGCCATTGATCAATTTCCCATTGAACTGAAAAAAGAGCACAGCGGTTATGTGTTTAACACCATGCTTTCACAACTGCTGCAGTCGGCGCTCACCCTTGCCTCAAAAGAGGTGGCGTCTGTTCAAGACATTGACCGGGCCTGGATGGGGATCATGAAAACCGTTATGGGGCCCTTTGGCATTATGGATTCCATCGGCCTTGACACCGTGCATAAAATCACAGAATACTGGGCCGGGATCACCCAGGATCCCCGTTCCGGAGAAAATGCGGCGTTGCTTCAAGCGCGTGTGGAAAAAGGAGAGTTGGGGGTGAAAAGCGGCCAGGGGTTTTACCGGTATCCGAATCCGGATTTTTTGAATCCTGATTTTATGGAAGGCATCCGGTAA
- a CDS encoding hypothetical protein (Evidence 5 : Unknown function), whose protein sequence is MVERILRMPLQKPLSKSDIAKNMGKEKPSRYLNDVMKRMVEAKRVEYTIPDKPTSRFQRYRITADGRRSLRRMK, encoded by the coding sequence ATGGTTGAGAGAATTTTACGCATGCCGCTTCAAAAACCATTGTCGAAATCAGATATCGCCAAAAACATGGGTAAAGAGAAACCCTCCCGCTATCTGAATGATGTGATGAAACGGATGGTCGAAGCAAAACGGGTCGAATACACCATACCGGACAAGCCCACGAGCCGATTCCAAAGATATCGAATCACAGCCGATGGGCGGAGGAGTTTAAGGAGGATGAAATGA